Proteins from a single region of Pseudopedobacter saltans DSM 12145:
- a CDS encoding SusC/RagA family TonB-linked outer membrane protein, producing the protein MEILKNINKMTCSSWSIPYYLFTILCCISLKLSAQNITIKGLVTEGDGNPLAGVSVAIKNTTTGTFTDVNGRYTISAKTGNVLIFSYLGFVTEERTIKDETNINIRLTESSADLSEVVVVGYGQQKKESLVSSISTVTAKDLAVTGRSLSNSIAGKLAGIIARQPSGEPGYDDSNFWIRGVSSFAGGTSPLIIIDGIPRSKSDMSNIPVDEIESFSVLKDAAATAVYGAEGANGVILVNTKRGASQKTVMSVNAEHAIRTPIRTPQSLDSYRTLNLYNEATWNEAGNPISGWLPTYDDVTLSNYLLGKDPDLYPNTNWLDLLKPNTNVSRYTVNFRGGADKVKFFTSGAFYTEDGLYHSNTVENYNANLKYERYNLRSNIDMELTKTTKMSVDLAGYFVKQNAPMTPANDLWSIISMSPRYLFPMVYSDGSFAEHPQYSAGSVGTAERANPYNLLNNMGYTKNWTVTVQSRVNLVQNLDIFTKGLSWRGALSFDALTQGRMNRTKEANSFYAKNRDDNGNLIFSQIRAGSALGNPVAGGSSGERKVYVETALDYKRTFGKHDVTGLMLYNQKETQYQSRSVGLEMLPYRKQSVVARVTYGFDRRYLLEASMGMTGSENFAAGNRWGSFPAIGAAWWISNENFWDPLKRSFEKLKLRVSYGKTGNDVLSSDMSRFPYRERVNEGDAGYNYSWTGGSGVSNNGQGSGSPGAGIVESDYATPTLGWEIEDKFNTGFDIGFFNGRIDASIDYFYNERHDILIRRNTIPTAAGLRVNPMQNFGRTKNRGIDLSFVGKQALGNFMLTGRLNYTYTKNKIMEYDEIPQSYTYQAYTGQSIGQPFIYIAEGLYTPDDFIITKNANGSESYALKTGLPDPGLAVAPGDIRYKDLNGDGKIDSYDQTYANGFFSTTVPGIVYGFGLTVEWKRLSVGAFFQGADKISSNLLNKVENFFPFQRSITDASLREEAMNRWRYEDPYNQDVLFPRIRTTGNSNNTRTSTWWYRDASYIRLKNIELGYAFNPKALKKAKINGLRLYVQGENLYTWDKIKFWDPEVTDRSGARYPISATWTFGLDVTF; encoded by the coding sequence ATGGAAATATTAAAAAATATAAATAAAATGACCTGTTCTTCATGGTCTATACCATATTACCTTTTCACTATTCTTTGCTGTATAAGCTTAAAATTATCGGCACAAAATATAACAATCAAAGGTTTAGTTACAGAGGGAGATGGTAACCCTTTAGCCGGTGTATCTGTAGCTATAAAGAATACTACAACCGGAACATTTACGGACGTAAACGGTCGCTACACAATTAGTGCAAAAACAGGAAACGTACTTATTTTTAGTTACCTGGGTTTTGTAACAGAAGAACGTACAATAAAAGACGAAACCAATATTAATATCAGGCTAACCGAATCTTCGGCAGATCTCTCGGAAGTTGTTGTTGTAGGTTACGGACAGCAGAAGAAAGAAAGCTTGGTCTCTTCCATAAGTACCGTCACAGCTAAAGATCTCGCAGTTACGGGACGTTCCTTATCTAATTCTATTGCCGGTAAATTAGCCGGTATTATTGCGAGACAGCCTTCCGGAGAGCCAGGATATGATGATTCTAATTTTTGGATTCGTGGCGTAAGTTCCTTTGCAGGTGGTACGAGCCCGCTTATTATTATAGATGGTATTCCAAGGAGCAAAAGTGACATGAGTAACATTCCTGTTGATGAAATAGAGTCATTTTCAGTATTAAAAGATGCTGCCGCAACCGCAGTATATGGAGCTGAGGGCGCCAATGGTGTTATATTAGTCAATACCAAACGTGGAGCTTCGCAAAAGACAGTAATGTCCGTAAATGCAGAGCATGCGATAAGAACGCCTATACGAACCCCGCAATCACTGGATTCATACAGAACACTGAATTTATACAATGAGGCAACATGGAATGAAGCAGGGAACCCGATATCCGGATGGTTACCAACCTATGACGATGTTACTTTATCGAATTATCTTTTAGGCAAAGACCCGGATTTGTATCCGAATACAAATTGGTTGGATTTGTTAAAACCTAACACAAATGTGAGCAGATACACGGTCAATTTCCGAGGTGGAGCTGATAAGGTTAAGTTCTTTACCTCCGGAGCATTTTATACCGAAGATGGATTATATCATAGCAACACGGTAGAAAACTACAATGCTAACCTAAAATACGAGCGATATAATTTACGTTCCAACATAGACATGGAGCTAACAAAAACCACAAAAATGTCGGTGGATTTAGCAGGTTATTTCGTTAAACAAAATGCTCCTATGACACCAGCAAATGACCTTTGGAGTATAATATCTATGTCACCCCGCTATTTGTTTCCAATGGTTTATTCTGATGGTTCTTTTGCAGAACACCCGCAATACTCTGCAGGTTCGGTTGGTACAGCAGAGAGAGCGAACCCTTATAATCTGCTAAACAATATGGGATACACCAAAAACTGGACAGTTACCGTACAATCCAGAGTGAATTTGGTACAAAATCTGGATATTTTTACAAAAGGGCTTTCCTGGCGCGGAGCATTAAGCTTTGATGCTTTAACCCAGGGCAGAATGAATCGGACAAAAGAAGCAAATTCATTCTATGCCAAAAACCGAGACGATAATGGTAATCTTATTTTCAGTCAGATTAGAGCAGGCTCGGCATTAGGAAATCCAGTTGCGGGTGGTAGTTCAGGCGAAAGAAAGGTCTATGTAGAAACGGCACTCGATTATAAAAGAACCTTCGGTAAACATGATGTTACTGGACTTATGTTGTATAACCAAAAGGAAACTCAATATCAATCGAGAAGTGTGGGTTTAGAGATGTTACCATACAGAAAACAAAGTGTTGTAGCCCGCGTGACCTACGGATTTGATAGACGTTACTTGTTAGAAGCCAGTATGGGTATGACTGGAAGTGAAAATTTCGCGGCAGGTAATCGCTGGGGATCCTTCCCTGCTATTGGTGCTGCCTGGTGGATTAGTAACGAAAACTTCTGGGATCCGTTAAAAAGATCCTTCGAAAAACTGAAGTTGAGAGTTTCTTATGGTAAAACTGGAAATGATGTTCTTTCTAGTGATATGTCCCGTTTCCCTTATCGTGAAAGAGTTAATGAGGGTGATGCAGGATACAATTATTCTTGGACAGGGGGCTCTGGTGTGTCTAATAACGGACAGGGATCAGGCAGTCCGGGTGCCGGCATAGTCGAAAGCGATTATGCAACACCTACACTTGGTTGGGAAATTGAAGACAAATTCAACACTGGTTTTGACATTGGATTTTTTAATGGACGCATTGATGCCAGTATAGATTATTTTTACAATGAGCGTCATGACATTCTTATTCGCCGTAATACAATCCCTACCGCAGCGGGATTGCGTGTTAACCCAATGCAAAACTTTGGAAGAACAAAAAACAGAGGGATTGATCTCTCCTTTGTTGGCAAACAGGCCTTAGGAAATTTCATGTTAACAGGTCGATTGAATTATACCTACACCAAAAATAAAATCATGGAATATGACGAAATACCTCAATCGTATACATACCAAGCGTATACCGGACAAAGTATCGGACAACCTTTTATTTATATTGCAGAAGGGCTATATACTCCTGATGATTTTATTATTACAAAGAATGCAAATGGTAGCGAGTCTTATGCACTGAAAACTGGACTTCCGGACCCCGGTTTGGCAGTAGCTCCAGGAGATATTCGTTATAAGGATTTAAATGGTGATGGAAAAATAGATAGCTACGATCAAACTTATGCTAATGGCTTTTTCTCAACCACGGTTCCTGGAATAGTTTACGGCTTTGGATTAACCGTAGAATGGAAACGCCTGTCAGTAGGAGCTTTTTTCCAGGGCGCGGATAAAATATCTTCAAACCTGTTAAATAAAGTCGAAAACTTCTTCCCTTTTCAACGTTCTATAACCGACGCTTCATTAAGAGAAGAAGCCATGAACCGATGGAGATATGAAGATCCTTACAATCAGGATGTGTTATTTCCTAGAATCAGAACTACAGGAAACTCAAACAATACAAGAACCAGCACATGGTGGTATAGAGATGCCTCATATATCCGTTTGAAAAATATTGAATTGGGATATGCTTTTAATCCAAAAGCACTAAAAAAAGCAAAGATAAATGGTCTACGTTTATATGTTCAGGGAGAAAACCTGTATACCTGGGATAAAATAAAATTTTGGGACCCTGAAGTAACGGATCGCTCTGGCGCAAGGTACCCAATAAGTGCTACCTGGACATTTGGTTTAGATGTGACGTTCTAA
- a CDS encoding RagB/SusD family nutrient uptake outer membrane protein produces the protein MKKLNKTLFCLLTTGVMLLTSCKNYLDVSSELSDNLTINGVFENVEYTKRWHANTYNCIIEYSKNASSADAMSNPWSAISGELACNFARNTMVTGYTPANAGYHRWATQYKYIRQALIFLEKAHAIGSGSGNNVLPEYEILRMKDEAKFLIAYSYFTLLELYGPVPLVTEIANPEDKDIDYARAPMDDVINYIDGLLADVIDAGRLPATISKNDSNFNTGEMVKPTLVIVRALRAKLWVYAASKLFNGGFPESLSIVNKDGTRLFPDYNADKWQTAKKRLEEFLDYAHSMGHKLYAEYYSNTTDINPHASVYQVFQKYNDEIIWATAYNDYSNPNNQERRSNPVDLYASPTNFANISVSQESVDAFFMNNGLTIYDQGSGYKENGFTTVNNPTHVNNNPDPNIFNMYANREARFYAAIGYNGKSWHIHANEHNNPGGVYYQWYGRGKASGIAGGENWPRAGYLFYKFKHRRIAQGVTSINVAGAPGTPFTVYTSWSRPSILLRLADFYLYYAEVLNEIDPNDPRIIAYIDKVRERAGIPGYAELATNGTKTGVIGNKQEQFKAIVQERHVEFLGEGQRWFDMRRWMICDPAGANQPDKGGVDGDMTRMTGMNMNGFDNVKLKIGSTETTTKPIGDPDSFFQRTKLEGRRWAKEYYWYPVPQNEINKSRGHLLVQNPLWPVVLTE, from the coding sequence ATGAAAAAATTAAATAAGACACTTTTTTGCTTGCTTACAACAGGCGTAATGCTTTTGACATCATGTAAAAATTATCTTGATGTTTCTTCAGAGCTATCAGATAACTTAACCATAAATGGTGTATTTGAAAATGTAGAATACACCAAACGATGGCATGCAAACACATACAATTGCATTATAGAATACTCAAAAAATGCATCGAGTGCAGATGCCATGAGTAATCCCTGGTCTGCTATTTCCGGGGAACTGGCATGTAATTTTGCTCGTAATACTATGGTTACTGGCTATACACCAGCTAACGCCGGATATCATCGTTGGGCTACGCAATATAAATATATCAGACAGGCACTTATATTTTTAGAAAAGGCTCATGCCATTGGCTCGGGGTCGGGAAATAACGTACTACCAGAGTATGAAATATTGAGAATGAAAGATGAAGCTAAATTTTTAATAGCCTATTCTTATTTTACTTTATTGGAGCTTTATGGGCCTGTTCCTTTGGTTACAGAAATAGCTAACCCCGAGGATAAAGACATCGATTATGCCCGGGCGCCAATGGACGACGTGATTAACTATATCGACGGCTTACTGGCAGATGTTATTGACGCCGGAAGGCTCCCTGCAACTATTAGCAAAAACGATAGTAATTTTAATACCGGCGAGATGGTAAAACCTACGTTAGTAATTGTGAGGGCTCTTCGTGCTAAATTATGGGTATATGCGGCCTCTAAATTATTCAATGGAGGGTTTCCGGAAAGCTTGTCCATTGTAAATAAAGACGGAACGCGTCTTTTTCCTGACTACAATGCTGATAAATGGCAAACTGCAAAAAAAAGACTGGAAGAATTCTTAGATTATGCACATTCCATGGGGCATAAATTATATGCTGAGTATTATTCAAATACAACTGACATAAACCCACATGCTTCCGTATATCAGGTTTTCCAGAAATACAATGATGAGATAATCTGGGCAACAGCATACAATGACTATAGTAATCCTAATAATCAGGAACGCCGTTCGAACCCTGTAGATTTATATGCCAGTCCAACAAATTTTGCCAACATCTCTGTTTCTCAGGAATCTGTTGATGCATTTTTTATGAATAATGGTTTAACAATCTACGATCAGGGCTCGGGATATAAAGAAAATGGATTTACTACTGTAAACAATCCGACTCATGTAAACAATAATCCAGATCCAAATATCTTTAACATGTATGCAAATCGCGAAGCGCGCTTTTATGCGGCAATTGGCTACAATGGAAAAAGCTGGCACATTCATGCCAATGAACATAATAATCCGGGCGGAGTTTATTATCAATGGTATGGACGTGGTAAAGCTTCCGGAATTGCCGGAGGTGAAAACTGGCCAAGAGCAGGGTACTTGTTTTACAAATTCAAACATCGTCGTATTGCACAAGGGGTAACTTCTATTAATGTTGCCGGTGCTCCCGGGACTCCGTTTACAGTTTATACTTCATGGTCACGCCCTTCAATACTACTTCGTTTGGCTGATTTTTATTTATATTATGCTGAAGTACTTAATGAAATTGATCCTAATGATCCTAGAATTATTGCATATATAGACAAAGTACGAGAAAGAGCAGGTATTCCCGGATATGCAGAATTAGCAACAAACGGAACCAAAACCGGCGTTATAGGAAACAAACAGGAACAATTTAAAGCAATTGTACAAGAACGCCATGTGGAATTTCTTGGCGAAGGGCAGCGATGGTTTGACATGCGAAGATGGATGATCTGTGATCCGGCAGGTGCCAACCAACCAGATAAAGGTGGTGTAGACGGTGACATGACCCGTATGACTGGAATGAATATGAACGGTTTCGACAATGTTAAATTGAAGATCGGCAGTACAGAAACCACTACCAAACCTATTGGTGATCCGGATTCGTTCTTTCAACGTACAAAATTAGAAGGGAGACGTTGGGCTAAGGAATACTATTGGTATCCTGTGCCACAAAATGAAATCAACAAAAGTAGAGGACATTTATTGGTTCAAAACCCTTTATGGCCTGTTGTTTTAACTGAATAA
- a CDS encoding GlxA family transcriptional regulator, translating to MLISVFVPEYGVIEAVTPPFRTFNTANEFLTAFGKKPAFNVEYVGLQEYVPANNGEYTIKTNRLLKDVTATDLLIIPPTFGDTSKGIQANAEAIPYFKKLHKEGSSLASLCIGAFLLAETGLLNGKKCSTHWAYINEFKERYPEVEVEDGAIITEHDNIYSSGGASSLWNLILYLVEKFADRETAVMISKYFALDIGRDSQSQFAIFKGQRNHGHEDIQKVQNYIEEHYCDKISIETLAKLINTGRRTFERKFKEATNNTPMEYIQRVRIEAAKKSFEASRRNVTEIMFDVGYTDTKAFRDTFKKITGLTPIEYRNKFAKVVYEV from the coding sequence AATTTCTGTCTTTGTACCTGAATATGGGGTAATTGAGGCGGTTACGCCGCCATTCAGAACTTTCAACACCGCCAATGAGTTTTTAACAGCATTTGGTAAAAAGCCTGCTTTCAATGTCGAATATGTGGGCCTGCAAGAATATGTACCCGCTAATAATGGCGAATACACTATAAAAACAAACAGGTTGCTTAAAGATGTAACGGCGACCGATTTACTTATTATTCCGCCAACTTTTGGTGATACATCCAAAGGAATTCAAGCCAATGCGGAAGCAATACCTTATTTTAAGAAATTACATAAGGAAGGTTCCAGTCTCGCTAGTTTGTGTATCGGCGCTTTTCTTTTGGCAGAGACAGGCCTGCTTAATGGCAAAAAATGCTCGACACATTGGGCTTATATTAATGAGTTTAAAGAAAGATATCCCGAGGTAGAAGTAGAAGATGGGGCGATAATAACCGAACATGATAATATCTACAGTAGCGGTGGAGCAAGCAGTTTATGGAATTTGATATTATATCTGGTTGAGAAATTTGCAGACAGAGAAACAGCTGTTATGATTTCGAAATATTTTGCATTGGATATTGGAAGAGATAGCCAATCACAATTTGCAATATTTAAAGGTCAGCGAAATCATGGCCATGAGGACATTCAAAAAGTACAGAATTATATTGAAGAACACTATTGTGACAAGATATCAATAGAAACTCTGGCAAAGCTGATTAATACGGGTCGCAGAACTTTTGAACGTAAGTTTAAAGAGGCAACAAACAATACGCCCATGGAGTATATACAAAGGGTGCGCATCGAGGCCGCAAAAAAATCTTTTGAAGCATCCAGAAGAAATGTAACCGAAATCATGTTTGACGTAGGTTATACAGATACAAAAGCATTTCGGGATACTTTTAAAAAAATTACCGGTCTTACGCCAATTGAATACAGAAATAAGTTTGCAAAAGTGGTTTATGAGGTTTGA